From the Bacillus tuaregi genome, one window contains:
- a CDS encoding acetyl-CoA hydrolase/transferase family protein produces the protein MNTDKEKDIQAILDLIENDTDIIIPLGNGEPDQILTAIDENPHQFQSLRIHQMLELKGRNYMNGAYPHIRYFSYFMNSFARKAYLNGNCELIPNHFHQMPKLLELTAKKPLVVCQASPMDTDGYFSLGTVADYAAYFIGKVPFILQVNEHMPMTNGQNRIHISQILGFLTHNQPLFTIPAPPITEIDIKIAEHIAERIEDGSTLQVGIGGIPNAVISLLKNHRDLGIHTEMLTDGISELTKAGVITGKNKNTHVGKIVATFGFGSKDLYDFMNQNEQLEMLPVNYVNDPRNIAREDQMIAINATTEIDFYGQCASETVAGRYYSSTGGQVDFGTGVQFAKNGKGFICMRSTTKNETISRIRPILAPGSVVTTTKNDVDYVVTEYGISQLKGKSLSQRTDALIKLAHPKFRDELLFEAKKLGLII, from the coding sequence ATGAATACAGATAAGGAAAAGGACATTCAAGCGATTCTAGATTTAATTGAAAATGATACTGATATTATTATTCCACTCGGGAATGGTGAACCCGATCAAATATTAACAGCTATTGATGAGAATCCGCATCAGTTTCAGTCGTTACGGATTCATCAAATGCTTGAATTAAAAGGCAGAAACTATATGAATGGAGCCTATCCGCATATTCGATATTTCTCCTACTTTATGAATTCGTTTGCCCGTAAGGCCTATTTGAATGGAAACTGTGAGCTGATTCCTAACCATTTTCATCAAATGCCAAAGCTATTAGAGTTAACTGCGAAAAAACCGCTTGTTGTCTGTCAAGCCTCTCCTATGGATACGGATGGATATTTTTCGCTTGGAACAGTAGCGGATTATGCTGCATATTTCATTGGCAAAGTTCCATTTATCTTACAGGTAAATGAGCATATGCCGATGACCAATGGACAAAACAGGATTCATATTTCACAAATCCTTGGTTTTTTAACACATAACCAACCATTATTCACCATTCCCGCGCCACCTATTACAGAAATAGATATTAAAATTGCTGAACATATAGCAGAAAGAATAGAGGATGGTTCTACATTGCAGGTAGGTATTGGGGGGATACCAAATGCGGTAATTAGTCTATTAAAGAATCACAGAGATTTAGGGATTCATACTGAAATGCTGACGGATGGGATAAGTGAACTAACTAAAGCTGGGGTGATTACAGGTAAGAATAAGAATACACATGTTGGGAAAATAGTCGCCACCTTTGGTTTTGGCTCCAAGGATTTATATGATTTCATGAATCAAAATGAGCAGCTCGAAATGCTTCCTGTAAACTATGTAAATGACCCTCGTAATATTGCGAGGGAAGATCAGATGATCGCAATTAACGCAACAACGGAGATTGATTTTTATGGTCAGTGTGCATCAGAAACTGTGGCAGGAAGGTATTATAGCTCGACAGGTGGTCAAGTCGATTTTGGTACGGGAGTCCAATTTGCTAAAAATGGAAAGGGGTTCATTTGTATGCGTTCGACAACAAAAAATGAAACCATTTCTCGAATTCGGCCAATATTAGCCCCTGGCTCTGTTGTCACGACGACGAAGAATGATGTGGATTATGTCGTAACCGAGTATGGAATTAGCCAATTAAAGGGAAAAAGCTTATCACAAAGAACAGATGCTTTAATTAAACTGGCACATCCAAAATTTAGGGATGAACTACTTTTTGAAGCGAAAAAATTAGGGCTAATCATATAA
- a CDS encoding VOC family protein yields the protein MTLIEQKIIPHLWFNQEAKEAAQFYTSIFPDSKVTNNTTIHDTPSGDSHIVSFHLGGYSFMAINGGPHFQFNPSISFCVNFDPSGDENAREKMDQLWEKLAQGGTTLMPLQEYPFSKRYGWIQDKYGLTWQLILKNPDGEKRPFIVPSLLFVQDVCGKAEEATDFYISVFNDTRRGEIAYYPTGMEPDKEGSVMFTDYMLEKQWFSAMDSAQSHHFHFNEAISLLVRCKNQEEIDYYWEKLSSDPKAEQCGWIKDKYGVSWQILPEIMGEMLETGNKDQMERLTKSFLQMKKFDIEKLKEAFQGNH from the coding sequence ATGACTTTGATAGAACAAAAAATTATTCCGCATCTATGGTTTAATCAAGAAGCAAAAGAAGCTGCACAGTTTTATACATCCATTTTTCCAGATTCAAAAGTTACCAATAACACAACCATTCACGACACACCATCTGGAGATAGCCATATTGTTTCTTTTCATCTCGGAGGATATTCCTTCATGGCAATAAATGGAGGTCCACATTTTCAATTTAATCCATCGATTTCATTTTGTGTGAATTTTGATCCTTCAGGTGATGAGAACGCACGAGAAAAAATGGACCAACTATGGGAAAAGCTGGCCCAAGGTGGGACAACACTGATGCCACTTCAAGAATATCCCTTTAGTAAGCGCTACGGATGGATCCAGGATAAGTATGGCCTGACATGGCAGCTGATTCTCAAGAACCCAGATGGGGAGAAGCGACCATTTATCGTCCCTTCATTATTGTTCGTTCAAGATGTATGCGGTAAGGCAGAAGAAGCCACTGACTTTTATATATCTGTTTTCAATGATACAAGACGAGGAGAAATTGCTTATTATCCTACTGGCATGGAACCAGACAAGGAAGGGTCTGTAATGTTTACTGATTATATGCTTGAAAAGCAGTGGTTTTCCGCAATGGACAGCGCACAGTCACATCACTTTCATTTTAATGAGGCTATTTCGCTATTAGTTCGGTGCAAGAATCAAGAAGAGATTGATTATTATTGGGAAAAGCTTTCCTCAGATCCAAAAGCAGAACAATGCGGTTGGATAAAAGATAAATATGGCGTCTCTTGGCAAATCTTGCCAGAAATTATGGGGGAAATGCTGGAAACGGGAAATAAAGATCAAATGGAAAGATTAACAAAATCATTTCTCCAAATGAAAAAATTTGATATAGAAAAATTAAAAGAAGCGTTTCAAGGCAACCATTAA
- a CDS encoding Crp/Fnr family transcriptional regulator, with translation MVLKEFAFNYGMRRSYKKHNSIHIHTDQSLFYIKSGIVKLLFVNQRNQLAVDIYKEGEFFGYVDGVCTADKGQLQAVFMEDTELLCLDRETVLLHADMNKDIRIYLIRTIGKLLHDVTERIIKLSILKKRESIYSVLYYLTTKFGKVLNDGKIILKVKLNDTDIKELCNTSREYVNRTLSILKNDGILEKANGYYIFSSKEDLNRLVC, from the coding sequence ATGGTATTAAAAGAATTTGCATTTAATTATGGTATGAGAAGATCATATAAAAAGCATAATAGTATTCATATTCATACAGACCAAAGTTTGTTTTATATAAAGAGCGGAATTGTTAAATTATTATTTGTCAATCAGAGGAATCAGCTTGCAGTTGATATCTATAAGGAAGGAGAATTTTTCGGTTATGTAGATGGTGTGTGTACAGCTGACAAAGGTCAACTGCAGGCAGTATTTATGGAAGATACGGAACTCCTATGTTTAGATCGTGAAACGGTATTACTCCATGCTGATATGAATAAAGATATTAGAATATACTTGATTAGGACAATCGGAAAGCTATTACATGATGTAACGGAAAGAATAATAAAGCTATCCATTTTAAAGAAAAGGGAATCTATTTATTCTGTATTATATTATCTGACAACTAAGTTTGGAAAAGTACTAAATGACGGAAAAATTATCTTGAAAGTTAAACTAAATGATACTGATATTAAAGAGCTGTGTAATACTTCCCGGGAGTATGTTAACCGGACGCTATCAATATTAAAAAATGATGGGATTTTAGAAAAAGCGAATGGGTATTATATTTTTTCTAGTAAAGAAGACCTTAATCGTTTGGTTTGTTAA
- a CDS encoding MFS transporter, with protein MAKINPNEIINNGKFNGFHLTLFLWSFLVILFDGYDLSVYGTVLPILMEEWNMTSVEAGTVGSYGLFGMMFGAIIFGIMADRIGRKKVILINTLLFSAFTLLCAFAGDATTFGIYRFIAGLGLGGIMPNVAALVTDYAPRTMKIKLVSITLVSFAVGGALAPTVGVLLINNFGWQSVFWVAGLPLVALPFMAKQLPESTSYLIRTGKKEQLFATLKKINSQLTFSKNDEIEEVKATETKVPVVGLFKEHRAVSTVAFWVAFFCALLMVYGLNTWLPKLMIEAGYGLNSSLTFLIALQGGAVIGILALSSLCEKFGSKKVIITSYIAGAIALSLLGFGGNTVLIFFLVAIAGAATTGSQVLIQAYVTSFYPDQMRSTGLGVASGVGRLGGMTGPILGGFLLTLTVPNFVNFLIFAGVGVIAAVALSLIADKYSASNILARENQALDSAKGKEVAASLE; from the coding sequence GTGGCTAAAATTAACCCAAATGAAATCATTAACAATGGCAAATTTAACGGCTTCCATTTAACCTTATTTTTATGGAGTTTTCTCGTAATCCTATTCGATGGATATGATTTATCAGTATATGGCACAGTACTACCAATCTTGATGGAAGAATGGAATATGACTTCTGTTGAAGCGGGAACAGTGGGTAGTTACGGACTGTTTGGTATGATGTTTGGTGCCATTATTTTTGGTATTATGGCGGACCGTATTGGTAGAAAGAAAGTCATTCTTATCAACACTTTATTATTCAGTGCATTCACTTTATTATGTGCATTTGCTGGTGATGCAACTACATTTGGTATCTATCGCTTTATTGCTGGTTTAGGTCTTGGCGGAATTATGCCAAACGTTGCAGCATTGGTAACAGACTACGCTCCAAGAACAATGAAAATTAAATTAGTTTCGATTACACTTGTAAGCTTTGCAGTCGGTGGTGCACTGGCACCAACCGTTGGCGTTCTATTAATTAATAATTTTGGCTGGCAGTCCGTATTCTGGGTAGCAGGTTTACCACTTGTCGCTCTTCCATTCATGGCAAAACAATTACCAGAATCCACTAGCTATTTAATTAGAACAGGTAAAAAAGAACAACTATTTGCTACACTTAAAAAGATTAATTCACAATTAACTTTTAGTAAAAATGATGAAATCGAAGAAGTAAAGGCGACTGAAACAAAGGTTCCTGTTGTTGGATTATTTAAAGAGCATCGTGCAGTCAGTACGGTAGCGTTTTGGGTTGCGTTCTTCTGTGCACTTTTAATGGTTTATGGATTAAACACTTGGTTACCGAAGTTAATGATTGAAGCTGGTTATGGATTAAATTCAAGCTTAACTTTCCTTATTGCTCTTCAAGGTGGAGCGGTTATTGGTATTCTGGCCCTTAGCTCTCTTTGTGAGAAATTTGGCTCTAAAAAGGTTATTATCACATCCTATATTGCAGGTGCCATTGCTTTATCTTTACTTGGTTTTGGTGGAAACACGGTTCTTATTTTCTTCTTAGTCGCTATTGCAGGGGCAGCAACAACTGGCTCACAGGTTCTGATTCAAGCTTACGTAACCTCTTTCTATCCTGATCAAATGAGATCGACTGGTCTCGGTGTGGCATCTGGTGTTGGAAGATTAGGTGGGATGACTGGACCGATTTTAGGTGGTTTCCTATTAACCTTAACAGTACCGAACTTTGTTAATTTCTTGATATTTGCTGGAGTAGGTGTTATAGCAGCCGTTGCCTTATCATTAATTGCGGATAAATACTCCGCTAGTAATATTCTGGCAAGAGAAAATCAAGCGTTAGATTCAGCAAAAGGAAAAGAAGTAGCAGCCTCTCTAGAATAA
- a CDS encoding UDP-N-acetylmuramoyl-tripeptide--D-alanyl-D-alanine ligase, whose product MDLLKTTESPIIIAVTGSAGKTTTKEMISAIVKQRGSIFKTMYNLNLPHHTAKYAGQINSTHYAAVLEYALSKPGHINMHCELLKPHIGVITNIGSAHIGRFDGDMTKLVEGKGELIEGLHQQGMVVINQDDPYSQLLNTESFTGKIVKVGMVHSADYQAEKVNYSDKGMTFEVRIDGFLHRFEIPLFGTHNVYNALCAIAVGHHLGFSIEELAKGLRNFSRPARRIQVRKLADEMLLIDDSFSSNPHAAKAALDVLSHLGTGLKVALLGSMLELGNYSVQGHQEIGRYVKEKDIDWLYLYGKAALEIGKAAAEAGFPTSKIKHFKTKNELHQQLEQISQPGMTLLIKGSHALKLYETANFMKVKFRI is encoded by the coding sequence ATGGATTTATTAAAAACTACTGAAAGTCCAATTATAATAGCCGTTACCGGAAGCGCAGGGAAAACAACGACAAAAGAAATGATCTCAGCAATTGTAAAGCAGCGGGGCAGTATATTTAAAACGATGTACAACTTAAACCTCCCGCATCATACAGCAAAATATGCTGGGCAAATCAATTCTACCCATTATGCTGCTGTTTTAGAATATGCCTTATCAAAGCCGGGACATATTAACATGCATTGTGAACTGCTGAAGCCTCATATCGGTGTCATAACAAATATTGGCTCTGCTCATATCGGGCGGTTTGATGGTGATATGACCAAGCTTGTAGAAGGGAAAGGGGAGCTCATCGAGGGGCTGCATCAACAGGGGATGGTGGTTATCAATCAAGACGATCCATACTCACAACTGCTTAACACCGAATCCTTTACAGGCAAAATTGTCAAAGTGGGAATGGTCCATTCAGCAGACTATCAAGCAGAAAAGGTAAATTACAGTGATAAAGGAATGACGTTTGAGGTAAGGATAGATGGCTTTCTTCATCGGTTTGAAATTCCTTTATTTGGAACACATAATGTATATAATGCTTTATGCGCGATTGCTGTAGGGCATCATTTAGGGTTTTCGATTGAGGAGTTAGCTAAAGGGTTAAGAAACTTCAGCAGGCCGGCTAGAAGGATTCAGGTTCGTAAATTGGCTGATGAAATGCTACTTATTGATGACAGTTTTAGTTCAAACCCCCATGCAGCCAAAGCAGCGTTAGATGTCCTGTCTCATTTAGGGACAGGACTTAAGGTTGCTCTATTAGGTTCAATGCTCGAATTAGGGAATTATTCCGTTCAAGGTCATCAGGAGATAGGACGATATGTGAAAGAAAAGGATATTGATTGGCTTTATCTTTATGGAAAAGCAGCGCTCGAAATTGGGAAGGCCGCAGCTGAAGCAGGTTTTCCAACCAGCAAAATCAAGCATTTTAAGACAAAAAATGAATTGCATCAGCAGTTAGAGCAGATTTCACAACCGGGTATGACACTATTAATTAAAGGCTCACATGCCTTAAAGCTATATGAAACCGCTAATTTTATGAAAGTAAAATTTAGAATCTGA